One genomic segment of Rivularia sp. PCC 7116 includes these proteins:
- a CDS encoding DEAD/DEAH box helicase, whose protein sequence is MSDAYNRLAPFIKEYIYNNNWTELRPVQAAACKVIFDTESHLLIAAGTASGKTEAAFLPVLTHLYEKPSNSIGAIYIGPIKALINDQFERLNDLLREADIPVYHWHGDVPQARKKQLLKNPSGILQITPESLESLLINKHDDLMRLFGDVRFVVIDEIHAFMGTERGCQILCQLERLANITKNQHRRIGLSATLGDYSLAEDWLSSGTDKSTITPQVEAAKRQIKLALEHFYIPEEADASEVTDCDKYIFNLSQSRKCLIFANNKSQTESVIASLRQIAASQRQPDIYHVHHGSISAPLRQIAENAMREPFKPAVTAATLTLEVGVDIGYLQRVIQLESPASVASFLQRLGRTGRRGEPADMRFVCPEKQPALEAPLPKQIPWQLLQSIATIQLYLEDRWIEPIQPIKYPLSLLYHQTMSILAATKEISPPALAKKVFNLSSFQYISQEDYKLLLRYLVSIDHINKTEEGKLILGLAGEKIVKRFQFYAVFPETLEFTVKHDSIDIGTIVIMPKVGSQFGLAGKTWQVLDVDFAKKTIFVKQVEGKAGIFWRGGSGTIHSKILERMRSVLLEDIEYAYLQTNAKKRLQSARQLASDFELDKRNIIKLEKGKCCIFPWMGTVAYNTLQRLLNNFCRESLEIKSLGGVNPYFIILKLGKGKFEQLETEILSLCQQRIVNEHLVADAEAPEIQKFDKFIPHPLLRTAFASDYLNIEEVRQQVALW, encoded by the coding sequence ATGAGCGATGCATATAATAGACTCGCACCTTTTATTAAAGAATACATTTATAACAATAATTGGACGGAATTAAGACCAGTACAAGCTGCCGCCTGTAAAGTTATATTTGATACCGAGTCTCATTTATTAATAGCCGCAGGAACAGCTTCAGGTAAAACAGAAGCAGCTTTTCTACCTGTTTTAACTCACCTATACGAAAAACCTTCTAACAGTATAGGAGCAATTTATATAGGTCCAATTAAAGCATTAATTAACGACCAATTTGAACGTCTGAATGACTTGTTAAGAGAAGCTGATATTCCGGTTTACCATTGGCATGGAGATGTTCCTCAAGCTAGAAAAAAGCAACTTTTAAAAAATCCTTCTGGTATTTTGCAAATAACGCCTGAGTCTTTAGAAAGTTTGTTAATCAACAAGCATGATGACTTAATGCGACTTTTCGGTGATGTGCGCTTTGTAGTCATTGATGAAATTCATGCTTTTATGGGTACTGAAAGAGGCTGCCAAATTCTTTGTCAGCTAGAAAGATTGGCAAATATAACTAAAAATCAACATCGTAGAATTGGTTTGTCTGCAACTTTAGGAGACTATTCTCTTGCAGAAGATTGGCTAAGCTCCGGTACGGATAAATCAACGATTACACCACAGGTTGAAGCCGCAAAAAGACAAATAAAATTAGCTTTAGAACACTTTTATATTCCAGAGGAAGCTGACGCGTCTGAAGTTACAGATTGCGACAAATATATTTTTAATTTGAGTCAATCCCGTAAATGTCTTATCTTTGCTAACAACAAATCGCAAACCGAATCTGTAATTGCTTCCTTGCGTCAAATCGCTGCGAGTCAAAGACAACCGGATATTTATCACGTCCATCATGGCAGTATATCGGCTCCTCTGCGTCAAATTGCCGAAAATGCCATGCGAGAACCATTCAAACCTGCCGTGACTGCTGCAACCTTGACTTTAGAAGTAGGAGTAGATATTGGTTATTTGCAGCGAGTAATTCAGTTAGAATCACCTGCTTCTGTAGCAAGTTTTTTACAACGTTTAGGACGTACCGGAAGAAGGGGTGAACCGGCAGATATGCGCTTTGTTTGCCCGGAAAAGCAGCCAGCTTTAGAAGCACCACTTCCCAAACAAATTCCCTGGCAACTTTTACAGTCTATAGCCACGATTCAACTGTATCTTGAAGATAGATGGATTGAACCAATTCAACCAATTAAATACCCGTTAAGTCTGCTGTATCATCAAACTATGAGCATATTGGCTGCAACAAAAGAAATTTCACCACCAGCCCTTGCCAAAAAGGTATTTAACTTATCATCTTTTCAATATATATCCCAAGAAGATTATAAATTATTGCTGCGTTACTTAGTCAGCATTGACCATATTAATAAAACTGAAGAAGGGAAATTGATACTGGGTTTAGCAGGTGAGAAAATAGTTAAAAGATTTCAATTTTATGCAGTCTTCCCCGAAACCCTCGAATTCACCGTTAAACATGATTCAATAGATATTGGTACCATTGTCATCATGCCTAAAGTCGGCAGTCAATTCGGCTTAGCAGGAAAAACCTGGCAAGTCTTAGATGTAGATTTTGCTAAAAAAACAATATTTGTGAAGCAGGTAGAAGGCAAAGCCGGTATTTTTTGGCGCGGTGGCAGCGGTACAATTCACAGCAAAATCTTAGAACGGATGCGTAGTGTTTTATTAGAGGATATAGAGTATGCCTATTTACAAACAAATGCGAAAAAAAGATTGCAATCAGCCCGTCAATTAGCTTCAGATTTTGAATTAGATAAACGTAATATTATTAAATTAGAAAAAGGTAAATGCTGCATCTTTCCTTGGATGGGTACGGTGGCTTACAACACTTTACAAAGATTGCTCAATAATTTTTGTCGAGAATCCTTAGAAATTAAATCTCTCGGTGGCGTTAACCCTTATTTCATTATCCTAAAATTAGGAAAAGGTAAATTTGAACAGCTTGAAACAGAAATTTTATCATTGTGCCAGCAACGTATAGTCAACGAACATTTAGTCGCAGATGCAGAAGCGCCAGAAATACAGAAATTCGATAAATTTATTCCTCATCCGTTGTTAAGAACAGCTTTTGCAAGCGATTATTTAAATATAGAAGAAGTTAGGCAGCAAGTCGCACTTTGGTAA
- a CDS encoding metallophosphoesterase produces the protein MHWLLTGPLTVEKITVRIPDLPASLKGIRIVQMTDFHYDGLRLSEKMLEKAIIASNEAEPDIVVLTGDYVTDDPSPINKLVLQLKHLQSQFGTYAVLGNHDIYYAHSKAEITSAFTRVGIKVLENSIAYPFGKELPLVGIGEYWSPHFHPELVMNQLDPAQPCIVLSHNPDTAGILQKWRVDLQLSGHTHGGHIVIPGIGPAIAAYSNIVRSVPKKMRRRMPLVKTEFFNVVRNWQWAKGFHRIGSNQLYINRGLGTYLPGRLFCNPEVTLITLE, from the coding sequence ATGCACTGGTTACTGACCGGACCATTAACTGTAGAAAAAATCACAGTTCGGATTCCAGATTTGCCAGCATCCTTAAAAGGTATCCGTATAGTGCAGATGACAGATTTTCACTATGACGGCTTACGTCTATCAGAAAAAATGTTAGAAAAAGCCATAATTGCTAGCAACGAAGCCGAACCTGATATAGTTGTTCTGACTGGCGATTATGTAACTGATGACCCCAGTCCAATCAATAAATTAGTTCTTCAACTTAAGCATTTACAAAGTCAATTCGGTACTTATGCAGTGCTTGGCAATCACGATATATATTATGCCCATTCAAAAGCAGAAATTACATCTGCTTTTACCAGAGTTGGAATTAAAGTACTCGAAAATAGCATTGCCTACCCATTCGGAAAAGAGTTGCCACTAGTAGGAATTGGTGAATATTGGTCTCCTCATTTTCATCCCGAATTAGTCATGAACCAATTAGATCCAGCACAACCGTGCATAGTTCTATCTCATAATCCCGATACCGCCGGTATTTTACAAAAATGGCGAGTAGATTTACAGTTATCAGGTCATACTCATGGTGGTCATATTGTAATTCCTGGTATTGGTCCTGCTATAGCTGCCTATAGCAATATAGTTCGCAGCGTACCGAAAAAAATGCGCCGTCGGATGCCTTTAGTAAAAACAGAGTTTTTCAATGTTGTCAGAAATTGGCAATGGGCTAAAGGATTTCATCGAATCGGCAGCAATCAACTCTACATTAACCGTGGCTTAGGAACTTATTTACCAGGAAGGCTGTTCTGTAATCCAGAAGTTACCCTTATTACCTTGGAGTGA
- a CDS encoding GMC family oxidoreductase encodes MYDYVIVGAGSAGCVLANRLTENPRIKVLLLEAGNPDKSHKIHIPAGYPDLFKTKYDWAFFTEKQPSLNNRQLYYPRGKVLGGSSSINAMIYIRGNCTDYDNWQNLGNQGWSYQEVLAYFKKAEDQSRGVSEYHHIKGPLHVTDSRDRNLLSEVFIKAATEFGLVRNDDFNGKQQEGVGFYQVTQKNQQRHSAATAYLKPILSRKNLTVKTNSLVTGLLFEGKRVTGLTYQNQNQIQHQIKVNKEIILSAGTINSPQILMLSGIGCAKHLKSLNIPVLINLPGVGKNLQDHLSVSIAYKCTKPITLANLEHPYNILKYLVFKKGALTSNISEAGGFLKIAEKLDNPNLQLHFVPGCLINHGFIKRKEHGFTLCPTLLYPQSKGQITLRSKNPLQPPFIQPNYLTNQEDLEVLFAGVKISRQILQQKAFDKFRGEEIVPGFQIKSTEDICAFIRNTAESLYHPVGTCKMGNDSMSVVNSNLQVHRIKGLRVVDASIMPAIIGGNTNAPTIMIAEKAADMIKSTNTDLES; translated from the coding sequence ATGTACGATTATGTCATTGTTGGTGCTGGCTCTGCTGGCTGCGTATTAGCAAACCGTCTTACAGAAAATCCTCGAATTAAAGTTTTACTTTTAGAAGCAGGCAACCCCGATAAATCTCACAAAATTCACATTCCTGCTGGCTATCCAGATTTATTTAAAACTAAATACGATTGGGCTTTTTTTACAGAAAAACAACCATCATTAAATAACCGTCAACTTTATTATCCTCGGGGAAAAGTGCTGGGTGGAAGTAGTTCGATTAATGCCATGATTTATATTAGAGGTAATTGTACCGACTACGATAACTGGCAGAATTTAGGCAATCAAGGATGGAGCTATCAAGAAGTACTTGCTTATTTTAAAAAAGCCGAGGATCAATCTAGAGGTGTCAGCGAATATCATCATATAAAAGGTCCTCTTCACGTCACTGATTCGCGCGATCGCAATCTTCTCTCAGAAGTTTTTATCAAAGCTGCAACAGAATTTGGATTGGTTCGCAATGATGATTTTAATGGCAAACAGCAGGAAGGAGTAGGCTTTTATCAAGTTACACAAAAAAATCAGCAACGTCACAGTGCTGCAACAGCTTATTTAAAACCAATACTATCTAGAAAAAATTTAACTGTCAAAACTAATTCCCTTGTTACGGGTTTACTATTTGAGGGCAAGCGAGTTACTGGTTTAACTTATCAAAATCAAAATCAGATACAGCATCAAATTAAAGTTAATAAAGAAATTATCTTAAGTGCTGGAACCATTAATTCCCCTCAAATATTAATGCTTTCCGGAATTGGTTGTGCAAAACATCTCAAATCATTGAATATTCCGGTATTAATTAATTTACCCGGTGTCGGAAAAAATTTACAAGACCATTTATCTGTTTCTATTGCTTATAAATGCACAAAACCTATTACTTTAGCTAATCTCGAACATCCATATAACATTCTTAAATATCTCGTATTTAAAAAAGGTGCATTAACATCAAACATTTCCGAAGCCGGAGGTTTTTTAAAAATAGCAGAAAAATTAGATAACCCAAACCTTCAATTACATTTTGTTCCCGGATGTTTAATAAACCACGGTTTTATTAAGCGAAAAGAACATGGATTTACTTTATGTCCAACTCTGTTATATCCTCAAAGTAAAGGTCAAATTACTCTACGCTCAAAGAATCCCTTACAACCACCATTTATTCAACCTAATTATTTGACAAATCAAGAAGATCTGGAAGTTTTATTCGCAGGTGTAAAAATCAGCCGTCAAATCTTACAGCAAAAAGCATTTGACAAATTTAGAGGTGAAGAAATCGTCCCCGGTTTTCAGATAAAATCAACCGAAGATATTTGTGCTTTTATCCGTAATACCGCAGAAAGTTTATATCATCCAGTAGGAACTTGTAAAATGGGCAATGACTCAATGTCAGTAGTTAATTCAAACCTACAAGTGCATCGAATAAAAGGACTAAGAGTTGTAGACGCTTCAATCATGCCCGCTATTATTGGCGGCAATACCAATGCTCCTACAATTATGATTGCCGAGAAAGCTGCTGATATGATTAAATCCACAAACACTGATTTAGAATCATAA
- a CDS encoding DUF4336 domain-containing protein has translation MLKKVDSNIWVAEQKLRYWGLEVGTRMTVIRHKSGEIVVISPIMVDEATINQINDIGEVSQIIAPNLYHHLSISDFKSIYPNAKIFAAPGLESKRPDIKIDDVLRQGTLGQEDEIEYFLFAGFKILDLKGVSSLNEIVFFHRESQSLILTDTAFYFDDSFPFTTQLTMRVIGGYKKLEPSILEKLAIQEKAKVKESIQTVLNWDFERVIVAHGSILEKAAKEKLKKGYEWVLSS, from the coding sequence ATGCTGAAGAAAGTCGATAGCAACATCTGGGTTGCCGAACAAAAATTAAGATATTGGGGCTTGGAAGTTGGTACGAGAATGACTGTTATTCGCCACAAAAGCGGTGAAATTGTAGTTATTTCCCCAATAATGGTTGATGAAGCAACTATTAATCAAATCAACGATATTGGAGAAGTAAGTCAGATAATTGCTCCTAATCTTTATCATCATCTTTCTATTTCTGATTTCAAGTCTATTTATCCTAATGCTAAGATTTTCGCTGCTCCGGGTTTAGAATCTAAACGTCCAGATATTAAAATTGACGACGTTCTTAGGCAAGGTACACTTGGGCAAGAAGACGAAATTGAATATTTTTTATTTGCAGGGTTTAAAATATTGGACTTGAAAGGAGTCTCTAGTTTAAATGAAATTGTTTTCTTTCACAGAGAAAGTCAAAGTTTGATTTTAACGGATACAGCTTTCTATTTTGATGATAGTTTTCCTTTTACAACCCAGCTAACTATGAGAGTTATCGGAGGTTACAAGAAACTGGAACCTTCAATATTAGAAAAATTAGCAATACAAGAAAAAGCAAAGGTCAAAGAATCTATTCAAACAGTGCTTAACTGGGACTTTGAAAGAGTGATTGTAGCTCACGGTAGTATTCTTGAAAAAGCAGCAAAAGAAAAGCTCAAAAAAGGGTATGAGTGGGTTTTGTCCAGTTAA
- a CDS encoding mechanosensitive ion channel family protein encodes MRNKPKLSNLKYFKPVTVIIIILMLVLGLQLSPAVAQSNQSAPVAIDGIKIFEVNNTIDKKAKDRAYIINNILQDAVNSKNIPEIKVEKGDNIAKILVGDNQQFTITSKDVVSGESPNEQAKKWADDIREKINRARKERSEEFISRTLIASFMIVALTAALHWVLGRVWSIFERNVSPLIHSEESSEQNQQQSSLNILLKATLFLTRTALWISISLYITNLFPLTRQWSYDIAAIIRDSLTSPIFKDFSITNILVLIGLFLGLIVVAGAVTNILRSRILRLLRISRGAQEVIAIVFKYTLIGIGSVVLLQIFGVDLSSLAILASALGVGIGFGFQDIAKNFGSGLVLLFERPIQPGDFIEVGKYMGTVETIGARSVTIRTLDRVSIIVPNSRFLEDEVINWSHHNPISRIHIPVGVSYSADVKIVKKALLEAGKNHPEVISVPQPQVLFTGFGDSSLDFELLVWIDAPSHQVSIKSDLCFRIEATLKQYHIEIPFPQRDLHLRTGELPVKLSAEVEQAILRQQNGHRA; translated from the coding sequence ATGAGAAATAAACCGAAATTAAGTAATTTAAAATATTTCAAGCCAGTAACAGTAATAATTATTATCTTAATGCTGGTGTTAGGCTTACAGTTGTCACCAGCAGTAGCACAATCAAATCAATCTGCTCCAGTAGCTATTGATGGTATAAAAATTTTTGAAGTTAATAATACTATTGATAAAAAAGCCAAAGATAGGGCTTACATTATTAATAATATTCTTCAAGATGCAGTTAACTCTAAAAACATTCCAGAAATAAAGGTTGAAAAAGGTGATAATATTGCAAAAATACTAGTCGGTGATAATCAACAATTTACCATTACTAGTAAAGACGTAGTTTCTGGAGAAAGTCCCAACGAACAAGCCAAAAAATGGGCGGATGACATTCGCGAAAAAATTAATCGAGCCAGAAAAGAAAGGAGTGAAGAATTTATTAGCAGAACATTAATTGCAAGTTTTATGATTGTGGCACTTACTGCCGCATTGCATTGGGTTTTAGGAAGAGTTTGGAGTATTTTTGAGCGTAATGTTTCACCTCTAATACATTCTGAAGAATCTTCCGAGCAAAATCAGCAGCAAAGCAGCTTAAATATATTATTAAAAGCAACTTTGTTCTTAACCCGTACAGCACTTTGGATAAGTATAAGTCTTTATATTACCAATTTATTTCCCCTAACCAGACAATGGAGTTATGATATTGCCGCTATTATACGGGATAGCTTAACTTCTCCAATTTTCAAAGACTTCTCAATTACAAATATTTTAGTTTTAATCGGTTTGTTTTTGGGGTTAATTGTAGTTGCGGGTGCAGTTACTAATATATTGCGATCGCGAATTTTGCGACTATTGCGAATCAGTCGGGGAGCGCAAGAAGTTATCGCAATTGTTTTTAAATATACGTTAATTGGAATCGGTTCGGTTGTTCTGCTGCAAATTTTTGGAGTTGATTTAAGTTCTTTAGCAATTTTAGCTAGTGCTTTGGGTGTCGGTATAGGTTTTGGTTTCCAAGATATCGCCAAAAACTTTGGTAGCGGGCTTGTATTATTATTTGAAAGACCAATTCAACCAGGTGACTTTATTGAAGTTGGCAAATATATGGGTACAGTAGAAACTATTGGTGCCCGTAGCGTGACTATTCGTACTTTAGATAGAGTTTCAATAATTGTACCGAACTCGCGTTTTTTAGAAGATGAAGTCATAAATTGGAGCCACCACAACCCAATTTCTCGGATTCATATACCAGTAGGAGTTTCTTATAGTGCTGATGTCAAAATCGTTAAAAAAGCACTTTTAGAAGCAGGAAAAAATCATCCAGAAGTAATTTCAGTACCCCAACCTCAAGTATTGTTTACCGGATTTGGTGACAGTTCGTTAGATTTTGAATTACTAGTATGGATAGATGCACCCAGTCATCAAGTATCTATAAAAAGCGATTTATGTTTCAGAATTGAAGCAACTTTGAAACAATATCATATTGAAATCCCATTCCCACAAAGAGACTTACATTTACGTACCGGAGAATTACCTGTCAAACTTTCAGCAGAAGTAGAACAAGCTATATTAAGACAACAGAATGGGCATAGGGCATAG
- a CDS encoding metallophosphoesterase: MHWLLTGPLSVEKLVVKIEGLPASTKGTRIVQLSDLHYDGFRLSEEMLEQAIITSNKAEPDLVVLTGDYITDDPAPIYKLVKRLKKIKSRLGIYAVLGNHDIRHRTAKAEVIAALKSIDIKVLWNEIAYPLGKDLPLVGLAEYWSKEFNPASVMNQLDAAKPCIVLSHNPDTAQILQQWRVDLQLSGHSHGGQIVLPDVGPLVVYYKKFVRKIPKDVRQLIPFLRPDYVKVLRHWEWAQGFHKVGKNQLYVNRGLGTYLPGRLFCNPEVTVITLK, from the coding sequence ATGCATTGGTTGTTAACAGGTCCTTTGAGTGTAGAAAAACTTGTAGTTAAAATAGAGGGTTTACCAGCATCTACTAAGGGTACTCGGATAGTGCAGCTTTCTGACTTGCACTACGATGGTTTCAGGCTATCGGAAGAAATGCTAGAACAAGCCATAATTACCAGCAATAAAGCTGAACCAGATTTGGTTGTGTTGACTGGTGACTATATAACCGATGACCCCGCACCAATATATAAACTAGTAAAAAGACTGAAAAAAATAAAATCTCGCCTTGGTATATACGCCGTACTCGGCAATCATGATATTCGCCATCGTACTGCGAAAGCAGAAGTTATAGCAGCACTAAAAAGTATTGATATTAAAGTTCTGTGGAATGAAATTGCTTATCCTCTCGGGAAAGATTTACCATTAGTAGGCTTAGCTGAATACTGGTCTAAAGAATTTAATCCTGCATCGGTAATGAATCAATTAGACGCTGCGAAGCCATGTATTGTTTTATCCCATAATCCCGATACCGCCCAAATATTGCAGCAGTGGCGAGTTGATTTGCAACTATCTGGTCACAGTCACGGAGGACAAATTGTCTTACCAGATGTTGGACCTCTAGTAGTTTATTACAAAAAGTTTGTCCGTAAGATTCCTAAAGATGTGCGTCAATTAATTCCTTTTTTGCGACCAGATTACGTAAAAGTTCTTCGACATTGGGAATGGGCACAAGGATTTCACAAAGTAGGTAAAAATCAGCTATACGTTAATCGCGGCTTAGGAACATATTTACCAGGAAGACTTTTTTGTAATCCAGAAGTCACCGTAATTACCTTAAAATAA
- a CDS encoding mechanosensitive ion channel family protein — MIELLSNNILFSPKIQLTFFIGVLSSVAFFIGCIFPRIAKFSLSLFVSSEAGEKIANLLQPYRHLIGIAFGLGFLDIVALFIPVLDDYPVIEKIISFILTIEACWLVIRIFGKYIDDYILESALKSGRKANSELLNLGKYTAYLAIIFAGIIFFAVTHNINILSLLASLGIGGVAVAFASKTTIEQLLSGVVLYVDHPFFIDDYIGLPDGTFGRVESIGWRSTKIRTSGKGTVIVIPNNSLTQMNIENFSGAKKVISILYLNFNRKVEPKEQALIEQVVLTGTKDIFGLDSRSTRIDFRTTNQESQLKTQAQVSLFILDSGKVSMELRRQLLDMATETINQKLKGYGIDFEIEEPTIYVDAPVTI, encoded by the coding sequence ATGATAGAACTTTTGTCAAATAATATTTTGTTTAGTCCCAAAATTCAATTGACTTTTTTTATCGGAGTTCTTAGCTCGGTAGCATTTTTTATTGGTTGTATTTTTCCTCGTATAGCTAAGTTTTCCTTAAGTCTATTTGTTTCTTCTGAAGCTGGAGAAAAAATCGCAAATTTATTGCAACCTTACAGACATTTAATTGGAATTGCTTTCGGTTTAGGTTTCTTAGACATTGTTGCTTTATTTATCCCGGTGCTAGATGATTATCCAGTTATCGAAAAGATTATTAGCTTCATTTTGACTATAGAAGCTTGCTGGTTAGTTATTAGAATATTTGGCAAGTATATAGATGATTATATTTTAGAATCTGCACTAAAAAGTGGTCGAAAGGCTAATAGCGAACTACTAAATTTAGGAAAGTACACGGCTTACTTAGCAATTATTTTTGCCGGGATTATTTTCTTTGCTGTAACCCATAACATAAACATATTAAGCTTATTAGCTAGCTTGGGTATTGGAGGTGTCGCAGTTGCTTTTGCATCTAAAACAACAATAGAGCAACTTCTAAGTGGAGTCGTATTATATGTGGATCATCCCTTTTTTATTGATGACTATATTGGCTTACCAGATGGAACTTTTGGACGAGTTGAGTCGATTGGATGGCGCTCCACAAAAATTCGTACTTCAGGTAAAGGAACGGTAATCGTAATTCCGAATAATTCTCTCACCCAAATGAATATCGAGAATTTCTCTGGTGCCAAAAAGGTTATTTCTATTCTTTATTTAAACTTCAATCGTAAAGTTGAACCTAAAGAACAAGCATTAATAGAGCAAGTTGTTTTGACAGGTACAAAAGATATTTTTGGTCTTGATTCGCGCAGTACTCGGATAGATTTTAGAACCACAAATCAAGAATCTCAACTAAAAACTCAAGCTCAAGTCAGCTTATTCATCTTAGATTCTGGCAAAGTATCAATGGAATTACGCCGTCAATTACTTGATATGGCAACAGAAACTATTAATCAAAAGCTCAAAGGTTATGGCATTGATTTTGAAATAGAAGAACCGACTATCTACGTAGATGCACCCGTTACAATCTAG
- a CDS encoding mechanosensitive ion channel family protein, with amino-acid sequence MNIVNQISDFLLREDIRNVEIFIVCVIAAFLIGRYTPSLIQIAIKRFLPPQVADIYQKLIYTNRQPLKWAGTSILLLLSVGLISQYQGFYALLKSIIELAVILSIAILASGVFRQLIRTYGVAIIRKLGYQADDLLLILETIVNVIIGFTAILVFANERFNLVGLITGLGIGGLAVAFAAQKTLEQFLGTIVIYLDRPFITGEYIHLPPGGKFTDGIYGRVESIGFRSTKIRSSGKSTLVIVPNSILANVEVENVTRGKKVMVLLYFDFNQKLLDKGQALVRQVVEESMESLFGVEPDTTKVVFEDSNSNSDVNINDNQKIENTEEINSSTTLLAADKDSQPERTRARITFFLLGSNQNSLELRKQLVNLANEKVSHQLNNFGIEFVMQEPNIYIEAPVTI; translated from the coding sequence ATGAATATTGTTAACCAAATATCTGATTTTCTATTGCGAGAAGATATTCGTAACGTAGAAATATTTATTGTGTGTGTAATAGCTGCTTTTTTAATAGGCAGATACACTCCTTCACTAATTCAGATAGCTATTAAGCGTTTCTTACCTCCACAAGTAGCTGATATCTATCAAAAGTTGATCTATACAAATCGGCAGCCATTAAAATGGGCTGGAACTTCTATTTTACTTTTATTATCTGTCGGTTTAATTTCTCAATACCAAGGATTTTATGCATTATTAAAAAGTATAATTGAATTAGCAGTTATTCTTAGCATTGCGATATTAGCTTCAGGAGTTTTTCGACAGCTAATCAGAACTTATGGCGTAGCTATTATTCGTAAATTAGGTTATCAAGCCGACGATTTACTGTTGATATTAGAAACTATAGTAAATGTAATTATCGGATTTACTGCTATTTTAGTTTTTGCCAACGAGCGATTCAATTTAGTAGGCTTAATCACCGGTTTGGGAATTGGTGGATTAGCTGTTGCTTTTGCGGCTCAAAAAACTTTAGAGCAATTTTTAGGTACTATTGTTATATATTTAGACAGACCTTTTATCACCGGTGAATATATACATTTACCTCCAGGTGGTAAGTTTACCGATGGTATTTATGGAAGAGTTGAATCTATCGGATTTCGCTCTACTAAAATTCGTTCTTCTGGTAAAAGCACTTTGGTAATTGTGCCTAACTCGATATTAGCGAATGTGGAAGTAGAAAATGTGACTCGCGGTAAAAAAGTCATGGTATTGCTTTATTTTGACTTCAATCAGAAGCTATTAGATAAAGGACAAGCTTTAGTAAGACAAGTCGTTGAAGAAAGTATGGAATCGCTTTTTGGAGTAGAACCCGATACTACAAAAGTAGTTTTTGAAGACTCAAACTCAAATAGTGATGTAAATATCAACGATAATCAAAAAATTGAGAATACAGAGGAAATCAATTCTTCAACTACTCTTCTTGCTGCTGATAAAGATTCACAACCGGAGCGTACTAGAGCTAGAATTACTTTCTTCCTTTTAGGTTCAAACCAAAATTCTCTTGAGCTAAGAAAGCAATTAGTAAATTTAGCGAACGAAAAGGTTTCTCACCAATTAAATAATTTTGGTATTGAGTTTGTTATGCAAGAGCCAAATATTTATATTGAAGCTCCGGTGACAATTTAG